The segment TTAAATTTTTTAAATAGATTTTTTCTGTGGGATTAATTTCTAACGGGTTGATGAGATTTAGTTGGTTGATATTTGTTTCTGTTTGGTGGTTTTTAGTATTATAATCAGAAAAAATATTATGATAAAATTCAAAATTTGTTGAAGCAAAGATTAGTTGTTTTTTTAATCGATCCTTTTCAAAATGATCTGGCTCAGGGCCAAATAGCGCTTTATAATTTTCTAGATCTTCAGAAAATTTTTTGTATCTTTTTTTATTAGATTCATCGTTTATTTTTTTTCTTTTGTCCTTAATTTCTTTGATTCTATCTAGATCTGTTTGAAGAAAGGGTTTTTTGGAATAAATAGCTAATAATTCGTCATCTAACTGTTGTTCTAATAAAAGATTTTCAAATTGATCTTTAATAGGAGTTAAGCCAGAAGATTCAGTTTCATTTATCAAGTTGGTTTCATTAGTTTTTTTTTGTTCTTGTTCAGACAGATCATTGAAAGTAAATCGGTATTTTTCCATATAATTTAGAAAATATAATTCTACGAATCATGCGCCCCATGAACATCCCGTCCTTTTTGCACCCACATGGAGATAGGGGTGCCGGTAAAGCCAAACTTTTCTCGTAATTGATTTTCTAAAAAGCGAAGATAAGAATCAGCTAAACTTTCACGAGTTCCAACTCGAACCATAAAGGTTGGGGGATTAGTGCCGGTTTGCGTAAAGGCATATAGACGAGGATATTTTGTGCCTCGACCTTTGGTTGGACGATGTTTTTTTACGGCTGTTTTCATTAACCAATCAAGATTATTTTGTGACAATGTTACGTGACGCTGACTATCAACTTTTAAGACCAAATCTAGTAAGTGATCAACTTTAGAATTATTTTTTGCAGAGATAAATTGAATTGGCGCATGAGTTGCAAAGGGTAGTTCGCCGTAAATGTAATTGGTAAATTTTTTGGTATCACGTTCGTCAGCAAGGTCCCATTTATTAGCGACTAAAATCAAACTTTTTTTTCTGTCAAAAATTTCTTCAACCAAACGTGAATCTTGTTTGGTCAAGGGATCATTAATATCCAAGATCAATAAAGCAATGTCAGATTTTTTAAGCGAAGCAAGGCTCTTGTCCATGCTAAACTTTTCTAGAGTATGAGATTTATGTCCATGCTTTGTAATTCCAGCTGTATCGACCAAAACCAATGGTTTATTTTTGTAAGTAAAATTGGTTGATTGTGGTTCACGAGTGGTGTGTGGGACTTCACTCACAATCACACGATTATACCCAAGAATGGCATTTAATAAACTTGATTTTCCGACATTGGGTTTGCCTAAAATACAAACCTTGATTGGTTGGGCTGCCAATTCTTTTTGATGCTTTTCTTCTTGTGCACTCTCAGTCATTTCTTCTTCATCTACTTCTTCCTCATCTTCATCAAGGCGTTTAGTTTTAGTTGGATCAATGTGAAGAATTTCTAAAACAGCATCAAGCATGTCACCAGTACCAGCACCAGTAGCAGCTGAGACAGGATAGACTTGGCCCAAACCTAAGCTATAGAAATCACTGACTTCTGGAATTCGTTTAAAGGCATCAACTTTGTTGGCGATAATAATTACTTTAGACAAGTCAGGAATGATGCGTTTAAGAATTGATGCCATTTGTTTGTCTTGTGGTAGTAGACCTTCTTTGGCATCAACAGCAAAAATAATAACATCGGCTTTTTTTAAATAATCACGAGCTTGTTTTTGAACGAGTTCATCAATGGAAACAGCTTTAATTTTACGTTGACTTAAAAAATCAAGGTTCATAAATCCGCCTGTATCAATTAATTCAAATTGATGACCGCGCCATTCAACAGAGGCGATATTACTATCACGGGTTGTGCCTGGGACATCAGAAATCAAAGCCTGACGTTTTTCAACGAGACAGTTAAAGAGAGTTGATTTGCCAACATTGGTTCGACCAAAGATAACGATTAAAGGTAATTTTGAAGTGGAGGGCATATGATGCTTTAATTTATATTCTGAGTCTAGTACAAAATCGCTATTTTAGCAAGTAAAAAAGCCCTAAAATTGGGCTTTTTTCTAAAACAAGAGGCTTTTGGATGGTTCAGAGTATTTAATTACTATTTTCTGTCCCAGAGTTACTTTTATCAGCATCAGTACCAAGGATAATAATAAAGTCAGGTTGCTCTTTATTACTCTCTTGAGCTGTGGCAGTCAAGTCTTCTTTTAACCAGTCAGGAAGAGTTGGGGCAATATTCGCACCTGTTTTTTCCTTAAGAAATTCTAAACTTGAGCGTTTTGTTCCATACCCAAGATCATAGATAACAGTTTTTTCAAAATTATGACGACTGGAATTACCAATTTCAACTACATCAATTCCATCTTGTTCAAAGTCCACGGCTAATCTGCTACCCAAACCATTAATCCAGGTGCCATTGAGAATTGTAACTTTAATTTTTTCTTTTGGCTTTTTTGTTTCAGTATCATTTTCGTTTTGTGGTGTTCCAAATAGGTTAGCAAATAAATAAGTTATTTCTGAAAAGTCACCAGAACGTGGGGAAAGAATATAGGCTCCATTATCACCAACACTATCAACTAATAATCCACTTGGACTATTATCAAGCACTTGGTTAATGATGTTATTCCCCTTAACATTTTTTACTAAGCCAAATAATTTAATAATTTCCCATATTTTTAAATTGGTTGAAATGTTGGTATTTAGTTCTCCAATAATACTTGTTACTTTTTTAGGATTTAAAAGAGTATCAACACTTAGTACTTTTTCACGAACAGCCTCAAGAATTTTTTGTTGTCTACGAGCACGAGCAAAGTCTGTACCTTCACCACCAACACCATGACGAGAGCGAGCAAACTTTAAGGCTGTTTCTCCGTCCATGTGTTGCCAGCCGGCATCAACATGTAGATGTTCAAACCGACTGTAGTAATTTGGGTCATCTTCTCGGCCACGAATTGGATAGCTATAGTCATCTAACGTATTTTCAACCATAACATCAATTCC is part of the Candidatus Falkowbacteria bacterium genome and harbors:
- the der gene encoding ribosome biogenesis GTPase Der, with translation MPSTSKLPLIVIFGRTNVGKSTLFNCLVEKRQALISDVPGTTRDSNIASVEWRGHQFELIDTGGFMNLDFLSQRKIKAVSIDELVQKQARDYLKKADVIIFAVDAKEGLLPQDKQMASILKRIIPDLSKVIIIANKVDAFKRIPEVSDFYSLGLGQVYPVSAATGAGTGDMLDAVLEILHIDPTKTKRLDEDEEEVDEEEMTESAQEEKHQKELAAQPIKVCILGKPNVGKSSLLNAILGYNRVIVSEVPHTTREPQSTNFTYKNKPLVLVDTAGITKHGHKSHTLEKFSMDKSLASLKKSDIALLILDINDPLTKQDSRLVEEIFDRKKSLILVANKWDLADERDTKKFTNYIYGELPFATHAPIQFISAKNNSKVDHLLDLVLKVDSQRHVTLSQNNLDWLMKTAVKKHRPTKGRGTKYPRLYAFTQTGTNPPTFMVRVGTRESLADSYLRFLENQLREKFGFTGTPISMWVQKGRDVHGAHDS
- a CDS encoding LCP family protein; the encoded protein is MDQHQEILNNFPPLEQKIVHRKKRWPKVLIWLVILLGTFFAFFYFKHKIAPNDNPSWIDSIPILGQVKHLAESADRELKGEDRDRINILLLGVGGKNHDGGQLSDTIMIASYKPSTKQVALFSIPRDLAVPIENMGWRKINTINAFAEGREPGSGGLASSQSIGHLLEEPIDYYVRVDFDGFEKIIDQVGGIDVMVENTLDDYSYPIRGREDDPNYYSRFEHLHVDAGWQHMDGETALKFARSRHGVGGEGTDFARARRQQKILEAVREKVLSVDTLLNPKKVTSIIGELNTNISTNLKIWEIIKLFGLVKNVKGNNIINQVLDNSPSGLLVDSVGDNGAYILSPRSGDFSEITYLFANLFGTPQNENDTETKKPKEKIKVTILNGTWINGLGSRLAVDFEQDGIDVVEIGNSSRHNFEKTVIYDLGYGTKRSSLEFLKEKTGANIAPTLPDWLKEDLTATAQESNKEQPDFIIILGTDADKSNSGTENSN